One stretch of Tenacibaculum sp. MAR_2010_89 DNA includes these proteins:
- a CDS encoding thioesterase II family protein: MEQALTTTKTKIIALPYAGGNKYCYRAIQEYVPKDIEWVTLELPGRGERFTEEFIETINEMAEDLFVQLISAVGGSEYIIYGHSMGTLLGYELLKKAREEKFKLPNSLFFTGRGAPEYDKIVNKKSQLSEKIFWKEVNEMGGLPKEILANESLLNLYYPILKSDFKSIENYKYKTGSLPFMIPIQVCLGTEEIGEGKNKTTITEMKAWGKVTSGPCSFEVLHGDHFFIFKHPKAIVQKLCYAVEKSKQLSVI, translated from the coding sequence ATGGAACAAGCTTTAACAACAACTAAAACTAAAATAATAGCCTTGCCATATGCAGGGGGGAATAAATATTGTTACAGAGCAATTCAAGAATATGTACCAAAAGATATTGAATGGGTAACATTAGAGTTACCTGGAAGAGGTGAGCGATTTACTGAGGAATTCATTGAAACAATAAATGAAATGGCTGAGGATCTTTTTGTTCAATTAATATCAGCTGTAGGCGGGAGTGAATATATTATTTACGGACATAGTATGGGAACATTATTAGGATATGAATTGCTTAAAAAAGCAAGAGAGGAAAAATTTAAATTACCTAATAGTTTGTTTTTTACGGGAAGAGGAGCTCCAGAATACGACAAAATTGTAAATAAAAAATCTCAACTCTCTGAAAAAATATTTTGGAAAGAAGTAAATGAAATGGGTGGTTTGCCAAAAGAAATTTTAGCAAACGAAAGCTTATTAAATTTGTATTACCCAATCTTAAAATCTGATTTTAAATCAATAGAAAATTATAAATATAAAACGGGGAGCTTACCATTTATGATACCTATTCAAGTATGTTTAGGTACAGAAGAAATAGGAGAGGGAAAGAATAAAACAACGATTACAGAAATGAAAGCATGGGGAAAAGTAACTTCTGGTCCATGTAGTTTTGAAGTATTACACGGTGATCATTTTTTTATTTTCAAACACCCTAAAGCTATTGTTCAAAAATTATGTTATGCTGTTGAAAAAAGTAAGCAGCTGTCTGTGATTTAA
- the odhB gene encoding 2-oxoglutarate dehydrogenase complex dihydrolipoyllysine-residue succinyltransferase, translating to MSVLEMKVPSPGESITEVEIATWLVEDGDYVEKDQPIAEVDSDKATLELPAEESGIITLKAEEGDAVEVGAVVCLIDMSAAKPEGGSSTEAKKEEAPKAEAPKVEVKKETYATGTASPAAKKVLAEKGISASSVKGTGKDGRVTKEDAVKAVPSMGTQPANGSRGTERKKMSMLRRKVAQRLVAVKSETAMLTTFNEINMQPIFDLRKQYKEDFKAKHGVGLGFMSFFTLAVVRALELYPDVNSMIDGDFQIKHDFQDISIAVSGPKGLMVPVIRNAENLSFRGVESEVKRLALRARDGQITVDEMTGGTFTITNGGVFGSMLSTPIINPPQSGILGMHNIVNRPMAVNGEVVIQPIMYVALSYDHRIIDGRESVGFLVAVKEALENPVELLMDNNPTKALEM from the coding sequence ATGAGTGTTTTAGAAATGAAAGTTCCTTCTCCGGGGGAATCAATTACAGAAGTAGAAATAGCAACTTGGTTAGTTGAAGATGGTGATTATGTTGAAAAAGATCAACCAATTGCCGAAGTTGATTCTGATAAAGCAACATTAGAGTTACCTGCGGAAGAAAGTGGAATTATTACTTTAAAAGCTGAAGAAGGTGATGCTGTTGAGGTTGGGGCTGTAGTATGTCTTATTGATATGAGCGCAGCTAAACCAGAAGGAGGGTCTTCTACTGAAGCTAAAAAAGAGGAGGCACCAAAGGCTGAAGCTCCTAAGGTTGAAGTTAAAAAAGAAACCTATGCAACAGGTACTGCTTCTCCAGCTGCTAAAAAAGTATTAGCAGAAAAAGGAATTAGCGCTTCTAGTGTGAAAGGAACAGGAAAAGATGGGCGTGTAACTAAAGAAGATGCTGTAAAAGCTGTACCTTCAATGGGAACCCAACCAGCAAACGGTTCAAGAGGTACTGAACGTAAAAAAATGTCTATGTTGCGTAGAAAAGTTGCGCAACGTTTAGTAGCTGTAAAAAGTGAAACAGCGATGTTAACTACGTTCAACGAAATTAACATGCAGCCAATTTTTGATTTACGTAAGCAGTATAAAGAAGATTTTAAAGCAAAGCATGGAGTTGGGTTAGGGTTTATGTCTTTCTTTACTTTAGCAGTTGTTAGAGCTTTAGAATTATATCCTGATGTAAATTCAATGATTGATGGTGATTTCCAAATTAAACACGATTTTCAAGATATATCTATTGCAGTTTCTGGTCCTAAAGGATTAATGGTTCCTGTAATAAGAAATGCAGAAAATTTATCTTTTAGAGGTGTTGAAAGTGAAGTAAAACGTTTAGCATTACGTGCTCGTGACGGCCAAATTACGGTTGATGAGATGACTGGTGGAACATTTACTATTACTAATGGAGGTGTTTTCGGATCTATGTTATCTACACCAATTATTAATCCTCCTCAAAGTGGAATTTTAGGAATGCATAATATTGTAAACCGCCCAATGGCTGTTAACGGTGAGGTTGTAATTCAACCAATTATGTATGTAGCATTATCTTATGACCATAGAATTATTGACGGACGTGAGTCTGTTGGTTTCTTAGTAGCTGTTAAAGAAGCTTTAGAAAATCCAGTAGAGTTGTTAATGGATAATAATCCTACAAAAGCATTAGAAATGTAA
- a CDS encoding cupin-like domain-containing protein: MKVPRVKSISEESFIENYIVGNTPVIVTDGMENWDMEKFTPEYLIKEFGDEKVQVYNDLFDLQTVQSLEKYINTNFFRSEADGPAKQYMRWYTKLKEVEFYWSDSVFDRLKNAWSQPYFIPDTSLVIPSNKNAEKRTINEYGYPYKGLFISGKGSRTRLHKDPFVSNAVLCQFHGQKEIFLYSPKKEQDVMSKGAFVDVKNPDHIKFPNFSNITPDYEDILSPGEIILFPSGWFHDVTSVSDSISITWNFLHATQIDKLCKHIKNNPEDDQLEIARFFLKDEISKEMKAEELIMFFKNKFEAQNVVLG; this comes from the coding sequence ATGAAAGTACCTAGAGTAAAAAGTATATCAGAAGAAAGTTTTATTGAAAACTATATCGTAGGAAATACACCAGTTATTGTGACTGATGGTATGGAAAACTGGGATATGGAAAAATTTACACCAGAATATCTTATAAAGGAATTTGGTGATGAGAAAGTTCAGGTATATAATGACTTATTTGATTTACAAACTGTACAGTCATTAGAAAAGTATATCAATACTAACTTTTTTAGAAGTGAAGCTGATGGGCCGGCAAAGCAGTACATGAGATGGTATACAAAACTAAAAGAAGTTGAGTTTTATTGGTCAGATAGTGTTTTTGATAGATTAAAAAATGCATGGAGTCAACCTTATTTTATACCAGATACATCATTGGTGATTCCAAGTAATAAAAATGCTGAAAAAAGAACTATTAATGAGTATGGATACCCATATAAAGGATTGTTTATCTCAGGAAAAGGCTCTAGAACAAGATTGCATAAAGATCCATTTGTGAGTAATGCTGTTTTGTGTCAATTTCACGGGCAAAAAGAAATATTTTTATACAGTCCTAAAAAGGAACAGGATGTGATGAGTAAAGGAGCATTTGTTGATGTTAAAAATCCAGATCATATAAAGTTTCCAAATTTTTCTAATATAACACCTGATTATGAAGATATATTATCACCAGGAGAGATTATACTTTTTCCTTCAGGTTGGTTTCATGATGTAACTAGTGTATCTGATAGTATTTCAATTACATGGAACTTTTTGCATGCTACACAAATAGATAAACTTTGTAAGCATATTAAAAATAATCCAGAAGATGATCAATTAGAGATAGCTCGTTTTTTTCTTAAAGACGAAATCTCAAAAGAAATGAAAGCTGAGGAGTTGATAATGTTCTTTAAAAATAAGTTTGAAGCTCAAAATGTAGTACTAGGCTAA
- a CDS encoding aspartate kinase: MKVLKFGGTSLGSIESLSQVKDILEKKNEEIIVVCSAMSGVTNQLVSIVEDVKNNNTIRIKEYLYNLEGKHIDVIHSLIVDNEVKEKLKKEISNMIKEISELTKQQYSESLKSKIITYGEALLTQIFSEYLNVSGVPNTLLKAKDFMLVDSIDKPNIEKVSTTLKSVLEHLPKSEVYITQGFICRDENGIITDLKRGGSDYSATIIGAAIDAEEIEIWTDIDGLHNNDPRYVNNTESVPYLSYAEASKLAHFGAKILHPKTVLPLAGKDIPVILKNTFMPSKTGTVISSDAYTKGVKAISGKDKITIVKIEPKVALGGHGFLKEIFEIFDKHKTSIGVVITSEESISLTIDDTSNLVEIVNEIEVHAEVNIDLLNTIICIVGNSIIDDEKTHKIFDILKHIPVKMISLGKNDNNVSVVIDTESKVEALKYLQEKLFLREKAFA; encoded by the coding sequence ATGAAAGTATTAAAATTCGGAGGAACTTCACTAGGATCAATTGAAAGTTTGTCTCAAGTAAAAGACATCCTTGAAAAAAAGAATGAAGAAATAATTGTTGTTTGTTCTGCAATGTCTGGAGTTACAAACCAATTAGTTTCTATTGTAGAGGATGTTAAAAATAACAATACAATACGTATAAAGGAATATTTATATAATTTAGAAGGAAAACATATTGATGTTATACATTCTTTAATTGTTGATAATGAAGTAAAGGAAAAGCTAAAAAAAGAAATTTCTAATATGATTAAAGAAATTTCAGAATTGACTAAGCAGCAATATTCAGAATCTTTAAAATCTAAAATAATAACTTATGGGGAAGCGCTTTTAACTCAAATATTTTCTGAGTACTTAAATGTTTCAGGAGTACCAAATACATTATTAAAAGCAAAGGATTTTATGCTGGTTGATTCTATAGATAAACCTAATATAGAAAAGGTTTCAACAACATTAAAATCAGTATTAGAGCATTTACCTAAATCTGAAGTATATATCACACAAGGTTTTATTTGTAGAGATGAAAATGGAATTATAACAGATCTTAAGAGAGGAGGGAGTGATTATTCGGCAACAATTATAGGCGCAGCAATAGATGCAGAAGAAATAGAAATTTGGACAGATATAGATGGGCTTCATAATAATGATCCTAGATATGTTAATAATACAGAGTCAGTGCCTTATTTGTCATATGCAGAAGCATCTAAATTGGCACATTTTGGTGCAAAAATATTACACCCAAAAACTGTTTTACCTTTGGCAGGAAAAGATATTCCAGTAATATTAAAGAATACATTTATGCCTAGTAAAACTGGAACAGTTATATCTAGTGATGCTTATACAAAAGGTGTAAAGGCTATTTCTGGAAAAGATAAAATAACCATAGTTAAAATTGAACCTAAAGTTGCTTTAGGTGGACATGGTTTTTTAAAAGAGATATTTGAGATTTTTGATAAACATAAAACTTCTATAGGAGTTGTAATTACCTCAGAAGAGTCAATATCATTAACTATTGATGATACAAGTAATCTTGTAGAAATTGTTAACGAAATTGAGGTTCATGCTGAGGTTAATATTGATTTATTAAATACTATTATTTGTATTGTTGGGAATTCTATAATTGATGATGAAAAAACACATAAAATATTTGATATACTAAAACATATACCTGTTAAAATGATATCTCTTGGTAAAAATGATAATAATGTTTCCGTAGTTATTGATACAGAATCTAAAGTTGAAGCATTAAAGTATTTACAAGAAAAACTTTTTTTACGAGAAAAAGCATTCGCATAA
- a CDS encoding MFS transporter, which produces MKKYFLYLGLIMFSLLGTELTDFCLGVWVLKQPNPSITSYSFIWFFEEAPAVLLAPFIGSLVDRWSKKKMIIYGQVVAGIGTLILMLLYNRGELKPWHIMIVSGIGSIASMFVFTAFYVATTALVPKSKLVNAQGISLGLFGLINVGVPMAAPALYRLMGMDKVFLIDIVTFSVAILVFFMIQFVVVEKTEEKFNMKNDWKLVKGFLVERQGLIKLLAFFFIIHFLIGLVQVLFTPLILDFADEYAVSTIMTIVSLGMIVGALIMGGVKKFKKPIQKIMYANIFAGILIACLWTSVNTYGLAILGMSIIILFTISDVINEAFYLAIAPVKLIGRLGGFEELLVGAAGPLAFLLSGVLVDTLKNMVTAFPKTVVNYFPGTSVTLAIIIVFTVSGVLLFLISLWFSRTKSIKNLDLMYDIEMDKSSQKNNEDKIKKRTKI; this is translated from the coding sequence ATGAAAAAATATTTCTTGTATTTAGGCCTAATAATGTTTTCATTATTAGGTACTGAATTAACTGATTTTTGTTTAGGTGTTTGGGTGCTTAAACAACCAAACCCGTCAATTACATCTTATTCATTTATTTGGTTTTTTGAAGAAGCTCCAGCAGTTTTGTTAGCTCCATTTATAGGTAGTTTAGTTGATAGGTGGAGTAAAAAGAAAATGATTATTTATGGGCAGGTAGTAGCTGGTATTGGTACTCTTATATTGATGTTATTATATAACAGAGGAGAGCTGAAACCTTGGCATATTATGATAGTTTCTGGTATAGGCTCTATTGCAAGTATGTTTGTTTTTACTGCTTTCTATGTTGCTACTACAGCTTTAGTACCTAAAAGTAAATTAGTAAATGCTCAAGGAATATCATTAGGTTTATTTGGTTTAATAAATGTTGGGGTTCCTATGGCTGCTCCTGCATTGTATAGGCTAATGGGAATGGATAAAGTTTTTTTGATAGATATCGTTACTTTTTCTGTAGCTATACTTGTTTTTTTTATGATACAGTTTGTGGTTGTTGAAAAAACAGAAGAAAAATTTAATATGAAAAACGACTGGAAGCTAGTGAAAGGCTTCTTGGTTGAGCGACAAGGACTTATTAAGTTACTAGCGTTCTTTTTTATTATTCATTTTTTAATTGGTTTAGTACAAGTATTGTTCACTCCTTTAATATTAGATTTTGCCGATGAATATGCTGTTTCAACGATAATGACAATAGTAAGTTTAGGTATGATTGTAGGTGCCTTAATAATGGGAGGAGTAAAGAAATTTAAAAAGCCTATTCAAAAAATTATGTACGCCAATATTTTTGCTGGAATTCTTATAGCTTGTTTATGGACAAGCGTGAATACATATGGTTTAGCAATATTAGGAATGTCAATAATTATACTATTTACAATTTCAGATGTTATAAATGAAGCATTTTATTTAGCAATTGCCCCTGTAAAATTAATTGGAAGATTAGGAGGTTTTGAAGAGTTATTAGTTGGTGCAGCTGGACCATTAGCTTTTTTATTATCCGGAGTATTGGTAGATACTTTAAAAAATATGGTTACAGCTTTTCCAAAAACAGTAGTTAATTATTTTCCAGGAACCAGTGTTACACTAGCTATTATAATTGTTTTTACTGTCTCTGGAGTTTTGCTCTTTTTGATTTCACTATGGTTTAGTAGAACAAAGTCAATAAAAAATCTAGATCTAATGTATGATATAGAGATGGATAAGAGTAGTCAAAAGAACAATGAAGACAAAATAAAAAAGAGAACCAAAATATAG
- a CDS encoding 2-oxoglutarate dehydrogenase E1 component translates to MTKNMDKFSFLNAVHTGFIGDLYEQYQKNPDAVEPSWRSFFQGYDLANEDYSLTDEENSIEIPEEVRKEFLVIDLINGYRTRGHLFTKTNPVRERRKYEPSLDLENFGLNKSDLSTVFNAGDILGMGPSPLSQIISHLKAIYCDSIGVEYMYLRNPEELKWWQSRLNKNDNHPMYDLEGKKYILTKLNQASTFESFLQTKYVGQKRFSVEGGETLIPGISVALRDAAEKYGVEECVLGMAHRGRLNTLVNIFKKPVRDLFSEFEGKDFEDQDIDGDVKYHLGLTLSKEYKGGQKMKMNLVPNPSHLETVDAVAEGIVRAKVDLDYKGDNGKILPILVHGDAAIAGQGIVYEVGQMMNLNGYKTGGTIHVVVNNQVGFTTNYLDARSSTYCTDVAKVTLSPVLHVNADDAEAVCHAMEMAVEYRTKFKKDIYIDLLGYRKYGHNEGDEPRFTQPKLYKAISKHKNAKEIYAAKLIEEGSISSDYVKQITDEFKSHLEAEFTESKKKTTSKIQEFMPEVWDGFVRKQLQDMLQPVDTSYSVEALKGIAKVISTTPTGHKFVRKAERILKGREKMVFEDNSLDWGTAENLAYGTLLEEGYNIRISGEDVERGTFSHRHAIMRDEETLERVNLLNTNPNNKGEMTIFNSHLSEYGVLGFDYGYAMAAPNTLTIWEAQFGDFANGAQIVFDQYISSAEDKWKLQNGLVMLLPHGYEGQGPEHSSARIERFLQSSAIDNWTVANCSTPANIYHILRRQMKRDFRKPLVVFTPKSLLRLPKAVNTIEELANGTFQEVIDDTVDTSKVRKMVFCSGKFYYDLLAEREELNREDVALVRIEQLFPLHNDQIKKVMDRYPNVERYVWAQEEPKNMGSWGYMLERFELAKLECASRDYHSAPAAGSSARYKRRHQRVLDKVFD, encoded by the coding sequence ATAACAAAAAATATGGACAAGTTTTCGTTCTTAAACGCAGTACATACAGGTTTTATAGGTGATTTGTACGAACAGTATCAAAAAAACCCTGATGCGGTAGAACCAAGTTGGAGAAGTTTTTTTCAAGGATATGATTTGGCAAATGAAGATTATTCGTTAACAGACGAAGAAAATTCAATTGAAATTCCTGAAGAAGTACGTAAAGAATTTTTGGTAATTGATTTAATAAATGGATACCGTACTCGCGGGCATTTGTTTACTAAAACAAATCCAGTTAGAGAAAGAAGAAAGTATGAACCTAGCCTAGACTTAGAGAATTTTGGTTTAAATAAATCAGACTTATCAACAGTCTTTAATGCTGGAGATATTTTAGGTATGGGGCCAAGTCCTTTATCACAAATAATCTCTCACCTTAAAGCAATTTATTGTGATAGTATTGGGGTAGAGTATATGTATTTAAGAAACCCTGAAGAATTAAAATGGTGGCAAAGTCGTTTAAATAAAAACGATAATCACCCTATGTATGATTTAGAAGGGAAAAAATATATTCTTACTAAACTAAATCAAGCTTCTACATTTGAAAGTTTTTTACAAACAAAATATGTTGGGCAAAAACGTTTTTCTGTTGAAGGAGGTGAAACATTAATTCCAGGTATAAGTGTAGCACTTCGTGATGCTGCTGAAAAATATGGAGTAGAAGAGTGTGTTTTAGGTATGGCACACCGTGGTCGTTTAAATACATTGGTTAATATATTTAAGAAACCTGTTCGTGATTTATTTAGCGAATTTGAAGGTAAAGATTTTGAAGACCAAGATATTGATGGAGATGTTAAGTATCATTTAGGATTAACATTAAGTAAAGAATATAAAGGCGGACAAAAAATGAAGATGAATTTGGTTCCAAATCCATCACATTTAGAAACCGTAGATGCGGTTGCTGAAGGAATTGTTCGTGCAAAAGTTGATTTAGATTATAAAGGAGATAATGGTAAAATTTTACCAATATTAGTTCATGGTGATGCCGCAATTGCAGGTCAAGGTATAGTGTATGAAGTTGGTCAAATGATGAATTTGAACGGTTATAAAACAGGGGGAACAATTCATGTTGTAGTAAATAACCAGGTTGGATTTACAACCAATTACTTAGACGCTCGTTCAAGTACTTATTGTACAGATGTTGCTAAAGTAACGTTGTCTCCAGTATTACATGTAAATGCTGATGATGCAGAAGCTGTTTGTCATGCTATGGAAATGGCTGTTGAGTACAGAACTAAATTTAAAAAAGATATTTATATTGATTTATTAGGATATCGTAAATATGGTCATAACGAAGGAGATGAACCACGTTTTACTCAACCTAAATTATATAAAGCAATTTCAAAGCATAAAAATGCAAAAGAAATTTATGCTGCAAAATTAATTGAAGAAGGTAGTATTTCTTCTGACTACGTAAAACAGATAACTGATGAATTTAAATCTCATTTAGAAGCTGAATTTACTGAGTCTAAAAAGAAAACTACTTCTAAGATTCAAGAATTCATGCCTGAAGTATGGGATGGTTTTGTTCGTAAGCAATTACAAGATATGCTTCAACCTGTAGATACTTCGTATTCTGTAGAGGCTTTAAAAGGAATTGCAAAAGTAATTTCGACTACACCAACTGGACATAAGTTTGTGCGTAAAGCTGAACGTATTTTAAAAGGACGTGAAAAAATGGTCTTTGAAGATAATTCATTAGACTGGGGAACTGCAGAAAACCTAGCTTACGGAACTTTATTAGAAGAAGGGTATAATATTAGAATTTCAGGAGAAGATGTAGAAAGAGGAACATTCTCTCATCGTCACGCTATTATGCGAGATGAAGAAACTTTAGAACGTGTTAATTTATTAAACACAAATCCTAATAATAAAGGTGAGATGACTATTTTTAACTCTCACTTATCTGAATATGGAGTTTTAGGTTTTGATTATGGATATGCAATGGCAGCTCCAAATACGTTAACTATCTGGGAAGCTCAATTTGGTGATTTTGCTAACGGTGCACAAATAGTGTTTGATCAATATATATCTTCTGCTGAAGATAAATGGAAATTGCAAAACGGATTGGTAATGTTATTACCTCATGGCTATGAAGGTCAAGGACCTGAGCATTCTTCTGCAAGAATTGAACGTTTCTTACAGTCGTCAGCAATAGATAACTGGACTGTAGCAAATTGTTCTACACCTGCTAATATTTATCATATTTTACGTCGTCAGATGAAACGTGATTTTAGAAAACCTTTGGTTGTTTTCACACCAAAAAGTTTATTGCGTTTACCTAAAGCTGTAAATACAATTGAAGAATTAGCAAATGGAACTTTTCAAGAAGTAATAGATGATACTGTTGATACTTCTAAAGTGAGAAAAATGGTGTTTTGTTCAGGGAAATTCTATTATGATTTATTAGCTGAACGTGAAGAACTAAATAGAGAAGATGTTGCTTTAGTTAGAATAGAGCAACTATTCCCATTACATAATGATCAGATTAAAAAAGTGATGGATAGATATCCAAATGTTGAGCGTTATGTTTGGGCACAAGAAGAACCAAAAAATATGGGTTCTTGGGGGTATATGTTAGAGCGTTTTGAATTAGCAAAATTAGAGTGTGCGTCTAGAGACTATCATTCTGCACCTGCTGCAGGTTCAAGTGCACGTTACAAACGTCGTCACCAAAGAGTTTTAGATAAGGTTTTCGATTAA
- a CDS encoding cupin-like domain-containing protein, producing MDKIEELKKLKSFQHIPIEKNMNRSIFYKEYVNKNKPVVIRGMTNKWKALNWDSEYFKSKGKEQEVAIKVGDISEGKKEKMQLSSYVEQLEEYEQNLKMGLKATKPGYLHDLPFFYMFPEYLSDINPFPKELLPKWYWSKWQNYIQFFMGSTGSLTPLHFDTLLTNNLFFQVAGRKKFILIEANQKKDCYMEGWRWAKFDPQNPDYEKFPQAKGVKIMEAILEPGDILFMPSGMLHQVHGLSQSVSFNIDWHTSKSARKGVATLWKGAPLKNVYYNALTYAGLGLKVPEKIIFPLYKSYLNYVS from the coding sequence ATGGATAAGATAGAAGAATTAAAAAAACTAAAGTCTTTTCAACACATTCCTATTGAAAAAAATATGAATAGAAGTATTTTTTATAAGGAATATGTAAATAAAAATAAGCCTGTAGTAATAAGAGGAATGACAAATAAATGGAAAGCTCTGAATTGGGATTCCGAATACTTTAAATCAAAAGGAAAAGAGCAAGAAGTAGCTATAAAAGTAGGAGATATAAGTGAAGGTAAAAAAGAAAAAATGCAGCTTAGTTCTTATGTGGAGCAGCTAGAGGAGTATGAGCAAAATCTTAAAATGGGGTTGAAGGCAACAAAGCCAGGGTATTTACATGACCTTCCTTTTTTTTACATGTTTCCAGAGTATTTATCTGATATAAATCCTTTTCCTAAAGAACTATTACCTAAATGGTACTGGTCTAAATGGCAAAACTATATTCAATTTTTTATGGGGTCAACAGGTAGTTTAACTCCATTGCATTTTGATACGCTATTGACAAATAATTTATTCTTCCAGGTTGCAGGTAGAAAGAAATTTATATTGATAGAAGCAAACCAAAAAAAGGATTGCTATATGGAAGGATGGAGATGGGCAAAATTTGATCCTCAAAATCCAGATTATGAAAAGTTCCCTCAGGCAAAAGGGGTTAAGATAATGGAGGCAATATTAGAGCCTGGAGATATTCTTTTTATGCCTTCAGGAATGCTTCATCAGGTACATGGATTAAGTCAATCGGTATCATTTAATATTGATTGGCATACTTCAAAAAGTGCAAGAAAAGGAGTGGCTACTTTATGGAAAGGAGCGCCTCTTAAAAATGTGTATTACAATGCATTAACATATGCAGGTCTTGGACTTAAAGTTCCAGAAAAAATTATTTTTCCACTTTATAAATCATATTTAAATTATGTTAGTTAA